Below is a genomic region from Ostreibacterium oceani.
AACTGCCAGTAATTACGTAAATCTTTATCAAATGCCCCCCATGAAATTTTGACACAACGCTTTCCGCATCACTGATTTATGCAAGACTTTTCAACCCGTGTCCTCGCTTGGTATGACGTATATGGCCGCAAGCATCTACCTTGGCAAGCGCCAGGTAACCCGAATTATATTTACTACACTTGGGTATCTGAAATCATGCTACAGCAAACCCAAGTGACGACAGTTATTCCGTATTTTAATGCGTTTATTGCGCGTTTTCCTGATGTTAACGCCTTGGCGATTGCTGACAGTGATGAAGTGATGGCGCTATGGGCAGGACTAGGCTATTACGCACGGGCGCGCCACCTGCACCAAGCGGCAAAAATCATTCACAATGATTATCAGGGTCGTTTTCCCGATACGTTTGATTCACTGCAAGCGCTACCTGGCATTGGGCGCTCTACAGCGGGGGCGATTTTGTCGTTGGCTTTGGGGCAGCGTCATGCCATTTTGGATGGTAATGTAAAGCGTGTTTTATGCCGGCATGCGAGGGTGGCAGGGCATCCGAGTCAAGCAAAAGTCAGCCAAGCGTTATGGCGATTGGCTGAAAACTATACGCCGAACGAGCGCTGTGCGAGTTACACGCAGGCCATGATGGACTTGGGTGCAACGGTTTGTACGCGAACAAAGCCTAAATGCCACCAATGTCCAGTGCAGGTTGATTGTCAAGCTCGTATTGATGGTTGTGTTAGTGAGTATCCATCGAAAAAAACAAAGAAAGCCCTTCCGCTTAAACAGGTGATTTTTTGGTTAGTGACAGATAATACGCGCGTGTATTTGGAAAAACGTCCTGATACCGGTATTTGGGGCGGGTTATGGGGGCTGCCTGAATCACCGGTAGAAGTGGAAGTTGAGGCACAGGCTGAGGCGCAGACTGAGGCGCAGACTGAGGCACAGGCTGAGGCACAGGCTGAGGCACAGACTGAGGCGACGGTGAATCAATTAATAGCAGATAAGCTTGATGCATTACTTGATACGTTATCAGTGAGCTTGTTGATGGTTGAAAAAAAAGCCTTATTGCAGCATGCATTTACGCATTATCGTCTGCAAATTCACCCCGTGTTGGTTACGGTTGATGCCTTGCCGCAAGGCGTATTAATCGAAGCTTTAACCGTGACTAGTCAAAATAAAACGGTTGATGTGGCGATGCCAACGCCTGTTGCAAAGCTAATTGAAAAGCTGGCCAACGGGTTGTTAGGTTGATACCGTGATTAGCACGTTGGCTAGTACGTTGGCTAGCACGTTGGCTAGGGTGTCGATTGGCGCGTTGGCGGCGAATTAAGTGCAATGCCGCTTTACATTTGGTCATTTATCACTACAATAGGCAATCTGTTAAGTCGGAGCGTAGCGCAGCCTGGTAGCGCACTTGTCTGGGGGACAAGGGGTCGGAGGTTCAAATCCTCTCGTTCCGACCATTTAACGCCATGTAGCGGCGCTTGGTAGTGCTTGGTAGTGCCTGGTAGTGCCTGGTAGTAATTGGCAACGTCTGGCAGCATCTAACAGGGATTTAGCTGAGTTCTAGCTGAGTTAAACAAAAGCACTATACCCACCATTGCCCCTTACCCATAGCCTGTTAATCCCCTGTCAATCTCCTGTCAATCCCTTGTTAATCCCTTGTTAATCGTTTACGCTGAGCAAATTCACAAACACGTGCCAAGGTAAATCGTTACACGCCCTGCGTTTGAAAAAATCAAATAGCAAATCAAATAACAAATCAAATAGCACCCAAATCCTAACAAAATGATGAATCATGCGTACTTAGCATTGATTTTTTATGCTGATACCACCATACTATCCCTATGGTTAGTTGATTTTTTGTATGCTTATAGATGGTTTTAGCGTCGAAAATAAATAGAAAAATCAACGCCGCTAACACGAATCACCTAATAATTACATAATAAATTACCTAATAATCACATAAGTATTCATAAGTCACTGATGTCAAAAAACGCACAAACTGATAATCAAAGTCTTGTTCTATTTGAAAGAAAACAAGCAGTTGAAACGCCCGCTTTGTACCATGTTGTGCTACTAAACGATGACTATACACCGATGGATTTTGTGATTGAAGTGTTGATGGTTTTGTTTAAAAAAAGTTATCAGCAAGCGCATGAGATTACCATGCAGGTTCATCAACATGAACGTGGCATAGCGGGGACTTACCCCAAAGAAATTGCAGTGGAAAAAATGACACAAGTGACGCTCTCGGCAAAAGCCAATGAATTTCCACTTCGCTGTATTACAGAGCGCGCTTAGGAGACCCCGATGATTGATAAGAACCTTGAGAAAACACTGAATTTGGCCTTTGTTAAGGCAAACCAAGCACGTTTTGAATTTTTCACTACTGAACACGTCTTGCTTGCCTTGGTTGAAGAGGATTCATTTACACGCGATGCACTTATTAGTTTGGCGGTCGATGTAACCGAATTGGCGAACAATTTACGGGGATTTTTACAGCACAGCTGCCCTAAACTCAGCAATCGCGAAGACAACACAGTACCGACGTCGGCATTTCATCGTATTATTGATCGGGCGAGTGCGCAAAGAAAATCAGCGGGCAAAGACATTGCCAATGGGCTACACCTGCTCATTTCAATGATGGATGAGACAGAAAGCCATGCGGTTTATTTTCTTAAAAAACAAAATATCAATAAGTTAGACTTGATGCAGCTGGCATCACGGCAAGATACGGATGAGATGCCAAGTGACGAAGAAAACGAAGGCAGCAGCAATCCGTTGACACAGTTTTGTCATCATTTAAATGCCATTGCCGAGCAAGGCGGTATTGACCCGCTAATTGGCCGCGAGATGGAGGTAGAGCGTG
It encodes:
- the mutY gene encoding A/G-specific adenine glycosylase, whose translation is MQDFSTRVLAWYDVYGRKHLPWQAPGNPNYIYYTWVSEIMLQQTQVTTVIPYFNAFIARFPDVNALAIADSDEVMALWAGLGYYARARHLHQAAKIIHNDYQGRFPDTFDSLQALPGIGRSTAGAILSLALGQRHAILDGNVKRVLCRHARVAGHPSQAKVSQALWRLAENYTPNERCASYTQAMMDLGATVCTRTKPKCHQCPVQVDCQARIDGCVSEYPSKKTKKALPLKQVIFWLVTDNTRVYLEKRPDTGIWGGLWGLPESPVEVEVEAQAEAQTEAQTEAQAEAQAEAQTEATVNQLIADKLDALLDTLSVSLLMVEKKALLQHAFTHYRLQIHPVLVTVDALPQGVLIEALTVTSQNKTVDVAMPTPVAKLIEKLANGLLG
- a CDS encoding ATP-dependent Clp protease adaptor ClpS, whose amino-acid sequence is MSKNAQTDNQSLVLFERKQAVETPALYHVVLLNDDYTPMDFVIEVLMVLFKKSYQQAHEITMQVHQHERGIAGTYPKEIAVEKMTQVTLSAKANEFPLRCITERA